The DNA region ACCGATGACCGGCTTTGCATAGGTGCGAAGCTTTTGCACAGTACTCATGGAATAGCCATCTGTTTTCAAAGAGGAAACCAAATTCATCAGGCAATAGAGGATCATCAATGCCGCCACAATATAGAGCGTGATACTGACAAGCGTCCATCCGAGCAGCACGGTCACAAGGCCGGCGACAATTTTCACAGTGCCACTTTTACTGTCTTTTTTTGCGGCGTCCAGAATACCCATAACGATCAACGCTGCGCCGAGAACAGTAAATGCAATACTCAGCACGTCCCCTTTCAGCGCAATAAACAGGACACCCACAACGATTGCTGCGATTGCAGTAATCAGCTTATCATTGAATTTCATGCTTCGCACCTCGGTCTATCATATTTTGCCCAGAACGCCTTTACGGCATTTTCATACTTTTCCGGTTCCATAAAGTAGCTCATACCGTGATCGGCACCCGGAACAATCAGCAAATCCTTCGGTGCCGTACAGGCAGTGTAGTTCTCGTAGGTCATCTCTACCGGAACAAAATGGTCATCGGCGCCGTGGACAAGAATAACGGGAACATGGGTATGTTTAAGAGCTTCTACCGTCGAATGCTCCTTTGAGCCGACCTGTATTTTCCGACGACACATCCTGTCGGCAATCGCACTGCGTATGCCGAATCGAATGTGGAGGTTATCCTTAGCAATATGCTCCCATATCGCATTGGCCGATGTAAAACCGCAATCCGCCATGATCCCATGTACGTTGGGCGGCAGCTGCAGTCCGGCAGCCATCAGTACGGTGGTAGCCCCCATGGAAACACCGGCAAGGTAAACAGGAATATCGCTTCCGCAGCGTTCAATCTCCCAATTCAGCCAGTCCAGACAGTCAAAGCGTTCGGTAAGGCCGAAGCCCATATATTCGCCACTGCTGTTATTCTGCCCACGCTGCTCAACATAGAGCACGCTGCAGTTGTTTTTGTACCAGAAATCGGAGATCATCCCAAAATCCCGATGCCACGATGAACGCCATCCGTGGAAAGCAATAATCACTCTTTCCGGCTTTTCGCAGGGAAAATAATGTCCGACGAGCTTTTCTCCGTCATGAGCAATGATTTCAACCGTTTCATTCGGCTGTACGGCAAGGCTTTCAGAGGCACTCTCCATCCGGTTTGTGAACTCGTCGCTGCTTTTCTCTCCGGAGATACGCTTATCTGCTTTTTCCATCACCTTTGGCATTTCCCGATCAAGTGCTGTATCGATCAGGGCTTTTATTGTGACATATGCGTACAGCGATGCAACGGCAGCTGTTCCGGCTGCGATTCCTGCCGCTGTTACGATTTTCTTTGTATTCTTTTTCATACTACAACTTCCTTTCTGCTAAGGGATATCTTTAGTGCGCCGATTAAGACAGACGCACCTCCGGATTCGGATCATTCACAACAGATACCGGAAGAGGCCGGTGAGGAGTCGTAAAAGGAAATAACCGGCTTTCTTATAAAACGGCATTTCTCCTTGAAAATCCGGCCCTTCGTTCTCTGTTCCATCGGGCAGCACATGTCTGCTTTGCTCTGCCTTGACAGATGCGTTTTCCCGTAGGCATTGATTCAGCTCCGGGCAGTCGATCACCAGCATGAGCTCCGTGTCCAGATAGGTGCTTCTCAGGTCAAGATTATAGGAGCCGATCATACTGATGTGATCGTCCACCAAAATCGTTTTGGTATGCAGGGACTGCCCGCAGGACACTTCAAAGACCTCACTGCCGGTTGCAAGAATGTTTTTCTTCTCGTTCAGGTAGTCTGTGCAGCCAAAGGGGTTTGCTCCGCTTTCAATGGCATTGGTCATGATTTGGACCCGGCGACCGCCCTCACAGAAGCCTGCCAGTGTTTCATACATACCGTTATTGCAGATAATATAAGGAGTCTCAATCAAAATGCTTTCGCCGTTCTTCATGATGCCGCTCAATTGCTCCCAGAGTACAGGTGCTTTGTTTTCCGGCGAGGTTGGGTTGGAGAGAAGTGTGATACTTTTGGCTTCCAGCGTCTCTCTTTCCAAATCCACCGGCAAATAAGCCTCGGCATACGATCCCTGTAGTTCTGTATAATGCGTTCGGAGCGTTTCCTGTGCCTTTTGGAGGTTTCTCCGGTTGCCGGAGATTTCCTTGTTACAGGGCAAATCCCATATCTTCGCAAAATATGCTGTCAAGGCCTCGGTCGAGCTGTTCGTCCCATCAGAGCAGACCAAAACTTCTCTGTCAATGTTGCGGTCTTCCTTGTCCTTATATTCTCCGAGGAACAAATCGTTTGTGTTTCTTCCGCCTAATAGGTATTGCTTTCCATCCACGATCAGGTATTTGTCGTGCAGGCGGTAATTGATTTTCCAAGGAGTCATAAGATTGATGGGGTTATACAGCTTGATTTGTACATTCGTATTAGCCGCCAATGCACCGATCAGCCTGTTGCAGCGCAAATACATATCTCCGGAAATTCCGTCAACGAGTATTTTGATATTCACCCCACGCTCGGCAGCCTCATTCAAGGCCGCTATCATATCTTTCCCGCTGTTATCCACCCGAAAATCGAATGTTGACAGAATGATCTCGTTTTCGGCCCTGTCTATCAGTCGAAGACGCCAGATAAGCGCTTCACGGTTATCGTCAATACACAGAACCCGTTCTGTCACACCTGTACCGGCGAACTCGGCTCCTTCGAGCTCTATCGGTTCTTTTTGGAATATCGGCGGGACGATCAGGCTGATCAGTATGTAAAGCACAAACAGAATAGCCAAGGCCTTTATACCCTTAAAGATAACGTTTTTCATCAGCACCTTTCCTTTTATCCAGATTTGCAGAAATTATAATGTCCTTTTCTAAACTGAAACGAAACAAAAGGGAATTTGCTCAGGATCATAGTATTCCCGTTTGGATCTGAGAGAACGAGCATAATTAAAGAACGGCGCAGCCTTTTTTCGGCTGCGCCGTAACCATATCATTTGTTGAAGTGCTCAGTCAGATTTTTGGATGAGGTCGTTTTTCTTTAGCTTCCGCACAGCCAAACGGTGTTCAATATTCTCATGCAGTAATTGTGAGATCACCGCCATCAACGGGATAAAGAAGATGATACCTAAAACGCCAAACATCTTCCCGCCCAAAAGGACGGCGAGCAAGGTCCAAAACGGAGATAGCCCGACACTGCTTCCCACAACATGAGGGTAAATAAATTGGTTTTCAACGAACTGTGCCGCCTGATAGACGATCAGGCATAGGATCACCTTGTTTGGCTCAGCCAGCAAAGTCAGCAACATACCGATTGCACAGGACAAGAACGCTCCAATGTATGGTACAAAGGCAAAAGCTGCGGTCAAAACCGCCGTCAGCCCGGCATAAGGGATCCGGAATATAGAAAACGAAAGGAAAATCAGCGTACCAAGTATCAGCACCTCTACACATTGACCTGAAAGAAATTTGGCATAGGTATCGTGAGACAGCTTTGCGATATGGCAGACCTTATCTGCGACAGATTCTTTGCAATAAGCGTACAGCGCCCGTCTTGTTTGTTTGCCAAGTTCCTGCTTTCCAACCAGAACATAAAACATGATCACGAGCGAAACGGCTGCGTTGACAACAGTAGATATTGTAGAGCCGGCAACACTGACAACGGAGCCTATTACTACGCCTGCTCCGTTCATTGCCTTCTCGGCAATGGTTTTCCAATCCAACTTGTTGAGATATGCGCTGATCTCAGCGGTATCAAAGCCATAATTGCGCAGCACCGCTGCCCAGTCGGGCCACTTTTCTTTAATAAGAGAAATGATACTTTTTACGGAGGCTATGAGCTGAGGAATCGCAATGACACATAGTAGCACGATAATAGCGACTAAAAGCAACAATGTAATAATCAAACTTAAAACATTGATTGTGCGCTCGCTTGCTTTGGGCATAAGGCGAGAAAGACGCTTGCCGATCCCGCGCATCGGAACGCTCAGGATAAACGCCATGAGCAACCCTGCAAATACAGGGGTGAGCAATTCCGCACACACATGTAAAAAGTCCGAAATATAGTTCAAGTTGTTTAATGCTGTGAATAGAGCAACGCCGAAAGCAATCAAGCCAAGCTGTTGCTTAAATTTTTTATCCATATCTATTTCTCCACTGCAGAGGTCTGAGCTGATGCTTCTTTCTTTCCGTAACCCAGCCACCAGCCCAAAGCGCACACAGGCAATGCAGCTATGACATCCACAGCAGAATGTTGTTTCATAAAAACAGTCGAAAGGCTGATGCATACTGCGATGATGCCGAACACGATCTTCCATGCAACATTTTGAAAGCGTTTGCAATCCCACAGGGCAAACATAGCGGCAAACGAGCCGATAACATGGAGAGAAGGACAGACATTCGTGTTGGTGTCAAATGAATAAAACCCCGTTATAAAATCAGTAAGTATATTGGGTTCATCGAAATGCTCCGGTCGTAATTCCTGGCAGGTCGGAAATACGATGTAAATAAGCAATGTGATGCCGTATGTAACGATAACAAAGTGCATCATTCTTCGGAAGGCTCTTGTGTCAAAGAAAAAGGTATAGATAAGTGCTCCGATGAGAAAAACAAACCACAGAAGATACGGGATCAGCGCCCATTCCCAGAATGGGATCAAGTCGTCCAGCGCACAGTGTACAACGTAATAATGTCTTTCCGGCTGAAACCGTTCAAGAAACATAAACATCAATCCGAAAAACGGCCAAAACAGCAGCAACTTAACATGTGAAAACTCCGGCGTATTCATTTTTTTGAAACGAAACTGGCGGTAGTCCACCTCCGGTTTGATTTTTTTCGTGCTTCTTTGCATAACATTCCATCCATTCGTAACGTGCGGCAAAAGCGAGATAAGGGTTTACGGTGCTATCGTCGTTAGTAGCTGCTCCTCATATCGTGGTAAGTTCCGAATTTGCATATTGCGCTGTTGCTTTAAGAGTAATTTTTGTAAGCGAGGCCGGTTGAAACGCTGTACCACAATAAATGGCAAATTGCCGAGCAAAATGTAAACGGCCGTCATGCAAATACCTCCTATACCAGGCCAGAACCATAGCATTGCAAGCCCTGCAATCGATAAGATACCGTGTGTCCACTCTGCAACACAGGTTTCTTGGATCATTCTGGGCAAATCGGAAAGCGTTTGTCGCTTTAGCTTTTTTGCCGGCATGATATTTGTAAAAATACGGCTCATATCCGGCACCTTTGCCTGCCACTGCTTCACACGCAGCGCTTTCCATATTGCTTGTTCATATGAATAGCACCGCCACGGGAAATGATCCGCTTTGAACCAAGACTTTGGTACTAACCGTCCGACTACAAAAAACACAACACCCAAGGCCGCTATGTAAAGCAAGCAACGCAAAAAATGTTTCATAAGTTTGATACCTCTTTGATTTGCATAGCGGCCGTTGGAAATGCTGAATTACTTCTGTGGCTGGCCGCTTATCGCAGCAAGAAGCATTTGGGCACATGCCTCCGTGGACACGCCGGATGTATTCAGCAGAATATCGTAATTGCTCTTATCTGCCCACTCCTTCTGTGTCCAGAAGTGGAAATAGTTTTTCCGATCCCTATCCTTTTTCTGCATCAGATATTTTGCGTCAGTCTCCGAAACATTTTCCGTTCG from Vescimonas fastidiosa includes:
- a CDS encoding alpha/beta hydrolase; this translates as MKKNTKKIVTAAGIAAGTAAVASLYAYVTIKALIDTALDREMPKVMEKADKRISGEKSSDEFTNRMESASESLAVQPNETVEIIAHDGEKLVGHYFPCEKPERVIIAFHGWRSSWHRDFGMISDFWYKNNCSVLYVEQRGQNNSSGEYMGFGLTERFDCLDWLNWEIERCGSDIPVYLAGVSMGATTVLMAAGLQLPPNVHGIMADCGFTSANAIWEHIAKDNLHIRFGIRSAIADRMCRRKIQVGSKEHSTVEALKHTHVPVILVHGADDHFVPVEMTYENYTACTAPKDLLIVPGADHGMSYFMEPEKYENAVKAFWAKYDRPRCEA
- a CDS encoding AI-2E family transporter, encoding MDKKFKQQLGLIAFGVALFTALNNLNYISDFLHVCAELLTPVFAGLLMAFILSVPMRGIGKRLSRLMPKASERTINVLSLIITLLLLVAIIVLLCVIAIPQLIASVKSIISLIKEKWPDWAAVLRNYGFDTAEISAYLNKLDWKTIAEKAMNGAGVVIGSVVSVAGSTISTVVNAAVSLVIMFYVLVGKQELGKQTRRALYAYCKESVADKVCHIAKLSHDTYAKFLSGQCVEVLILGTLIFLSFSIFRIPYAGLTAVLTAAFAFVPYIGAFLSCAIGMLLTLLAEPNKVILCLIVYQAAQFVENQFIYPHVVGSSVGLSPFWTLLAVLLGGKMFGVLGIIFFIPLMAVISQLLHENIEHRLAVRKLKKNDLIQKSD
- a CDS encoding DUF308 domain-containing protein: MKFNDKLITAIAAIVVGVLFIALKGDVLSIAFTVLGAALIVMGILDAAKKDSKSGTVKIVAGLVTVLLGWTLVSITLYIVAALMILYCLMNLVSSLKTDGYSMSTVQKLRTYAKPVIGLAAGICLLLNQGGTVSWVFIFTGIVFIAEGIMMLAECKK
- a CDS encoding phosphatase PAP2 family protein, whose translation is MQRSTKKIKPEVDYRQFRFKKMNTPEFSHVKLLLFWPFFGLMFMFLERFQPERHYYVVHCALDDLIPFWEWALIPYLLWFVFLIGALIYTFFFDTRAFRRMMHFVIVTYGITLLIYIVFPTCQELRPEHFDEPNILTDFITGFYSFDTNTNVCPSLHVIGSFAAMFALWDCKRFQNVAWKIVFGIIAVCISLSTVFMKQHSAVDVIAALPVCALGWWLGYGKKEASAQTSAVEK
- a CDS encoding phospholipase D-like domain-containing protein, coding for MKNVIFKGIKALAILFVLYILISLIVPPIFQKEPIELEGAEFAGTGVTERVLCIDDNREALIWRLRLIDRAENEIILSTFDFRVDNSGKDMIAALNEAAERGVNIKILVDGISGDMYLRCNRLIGALAANTNVQIKLYNPINLMTPWKINYRLHDKYLIVDGKQYLLGGRNTNDLFLGEYKDKEDRNIDREVLVCSDGTNSSTEALTAYFAKIWDLPCNKEISGNRRNLQKAQETLRTHYTELQGSYAEAYLPVDLERETLEAKSITLLSNPTSPENKAPVLWEQLSGIMKNGESILIETPYIICNNGMYETLAGFCEGGRRVQIMTNAIESGANPFGCTDYLNEKKNILATGSEVFEVSCGQSLHTKTILVDDHISMIGSYNLDLRSTYLDTELMLVIDCPELNQCLRENASVKAEQSRHVLPDGTENEGPDFQGEMPFYKKAGYFLLRLLTGLFRYLL
- a CDS encoding glycosyl-4,4'-diaponeurosporenoate acyltransferase CrtO family protein, translated to MKHFLRCLLYIAALGVVFFVVGRLVPKSWFKADHFPWRCYSYEQAIWKALRVKQWQAKVPDMSRIFTNIMPAKKLKRQTLSDLPRMIQETCVAEWTHGILSIAGLAMLWFWPGIGGICMTAVYILLGNLPFIVVQRFNRPRLQKLLLKQQRNMQIRNLPRYEEQLLTTIAP